In Plasmodium vivax chromosome 10, whole genome shotgun sequence, the sequence cgccacatgattaaaaaatttggaaaaatctatatattaaattttaaaaaatgtagttattatatgtaaacgAATTTTACCTACATTGTGAGAAAGCATTATACCAATTTTATAAGTTTATATGTTGCATTTGTGCTGAGCTGTTCTAATAgctataaatattattaaggGAACATTAATACAAGGCTGTAGATATACATGTAGGcatatagaaaataatttatttcattgTGCATCATTAATAGTATTAAAATTTAGATAActgttttcttttaaccTATATTTTATACTAAAAATGAATCGTTTTATATCATATTCGGGGTTTCATATAGTTTACTCCTAAAATATATCTAAGAATGTGATCttattaagaaaattttagAGAAATTTTACACTTAAAAGAATGGAATAAATACCTTATCAATGGGTTACGTGTAGCTTCacaaaacatatatataattttgtaaGTGTTATTTTAATTGCTCTATTTAAAATGGATGTACTTCCAAGAACTGTGGAAACACTAACTGAGGAACAGTTGGTATGTATTCCCTACTtaagaaaatcaaaaaaatatacatttaatttgTGTGTTATAATGGTTACTACTCACTATGAAACATTTTCTCAGGAAAAGATTATATCTGAATATTCGTATCTTTCAtgtttactttttaattttcaggATTCTATATTGAACAATTTGCCTTCCTATAATAGTTATAAAGAATTTAATGAAACAGTTCAAGTTAATAATGATGATACTGAATGTAAAGATCTAGAAGATAAAACAGCAACAGAACTTTGTGCCAAGTTTATTAGGAATATAAAGAAGTTGCCTGATTCAAAAAATAAGACAAAAGAACATAACGTTAAAGCTTTAGACTTAATTTACTGGATCCTAGATgaattaagaaaatatagCAAATCCAATTCTAGGAATACAAAtgtcataaataaaattgtgaGTGAAGGGAAtagtatttataataaaaaatattcttatgctttattttatgaCTATAAGTTTGATTTAGAAGAGtcaagaaaagaaaaacttttacatgattattttaagaattatgaacaaataaaatcatGTGAAAATAATATGTGCGAAACGTATTATAAATACGTTAGTTATATTAgagatatatattatgagCACCAACTGTTTTGTCTTGAGTCAAAATGTGACTACTTTATTCATAATCCAAAGTACGATCCAAATGATGTTTTATCTAAATTAGAAGAGTGTATTGGAAAATTAAGAAAAGCAGAAAGCAATACAATTTCAGCATTATCCAGGAGTGATCAagtaaatttacaaaaatcaAAACCAAATATTAACATgataattaaatatgtaaGTTGCACTAAAGTAAAAGATAATAATGATAAGGACACAATTAAATATAAGTGTGAAGACCCTGCATATCGTCAACACACTGAAAAAGGATTTTTAGGTCagaatgttaaaaaaaatatggaaaatgTTACATTTGCTGACGCTTTCAAGAAGCTTAATAGTAAAAATTGTACCAAGTTTGAGCATAATGGCATGTTTGGCTTTAGTTGCCTTAATACGGGCTTACCTAAAGGACTGAAAGAAACTGCTCCATCTAGCACCGTTACAGATTTAAGAAGAAGTACCAAAATTGTAGATCCAAGTGCAGGCATAAGAGAATATTTAGAGTCTGATAACATGGTTCCAGGAGTTAAATTTCTGGCATCAAATCGTGATGTATCAGAAATTTGGGAAGATTATGAAAACAGTGAAGAAAAGATAAATTCTGATAACTTGAGGCCAATTTCCATGACAACTTTATTTCCTgagttttcaaaaaatattatggaAAAGTATATAGATAAAGATATGCCGAAATGTCAATATTACAAGTTTGTAAAAGGTAAACTGATTTGCGTAAATCCAATAGGAGCACGTTATGATATGAATAATGTACTGCAAAAGGATTACATTactacaaaaaggggatcTAATGTTATTATAAGGGAGGAACGTGAATTTTCTAAACCGTCCGAAGAAAATACTACTACCACACCATTCTTTAATATGCAACGAACTCTTATAATAGCTGCCTTGTTAGCTGGGATgttttttgtcctttttatttacattaaagtaagtagaaaatattttgtaagATGTAAATAGTATATGTTTCTATGCTTGAATTTATTATCTTAGCTACTTATAGTAATATACCACATATAATATGCGTTTTGTGCTTCTTATCCGATCTTCAGTTTACGCCCCTCGGATCCTGCTTTCGTAGGAgagatgtaaaaaaaagaaaggtgAATAAAGATGTTTATGAAGAACCTATGTATAAACGACCTGTGCGTGCTCCAAGATCACATCAGATAGATACCAGTAGGAAGAGAATATCTATAGCTTATCAGACTAAATAGAACATCCCgtattatatttctataatatTAAATGGTGTAAGAATACGAATTTTAAagcataaacattttttttatacaaccATAATgaataaagaacaaaatgaagaatggTAATAAATAAACAGGTGGTAGCAAAGACCAATCTAAATATTGCACACATGATAATTAAAATGCTGTCTTAAAATACGGTTCATATAGATAGTATAGTgctaatttaattaaaagaaataagtGTAGTTGTGTTCAGGAGatctttataaaatttaatgtaatattaaaagtaaaaGGAGTACTTAAGCTCATATAGGAATCCGAAgcataaatattatctaAACAACATGCAAGTAAGATTACTATGTCATTCAAAAATTGCAGTGCAGTAAGTATgacataatatatttcagaaggtaaaattaaatatatacacttgTTGAAAAGTGAGAGCTCCACTAAGAACATAACATGAGGCAGTGTTTACGGAACCTAAATGCTAATTATTAAATGTTagattattttattgtaaaatatagatttttttgtccctattgtctaaatataataattaatttgtttttaatttgctttatttgtttttaatttttttcgtcttattttttttagttttttttttacaatttattaaatttttggtgaaataatattaaaaatgtgtgcgcATTATAAGATAACACATCAAAGATGAAGTTAACCATcatgaattatattatatagtgGTATAATTCAtactgaattttttaaaaatacttCCATACATGGAAAGCATTCCAATCGCAATATCGAAGTAGATCATcgtgtttaaaaaaacaggTTCTACTgatatatatagaaaaaaataaagttatatAAGACcactaaaatatattaaacgCTTATAGGTTTATTgtttcatattatatatatgtctTATCTAATTATATAtccattaataaaaaaataaataaaaaaaaaaagattaaaagTAAGTTACTATGTAAAGTAATAActtccattttatttaatgtttAATGAAAAACATGATCAATCAACATCTTAATATTTCCATTGATTATCATGCTGATTACCCTGAGGTGTACCTTGGGTTAAGCCTTATACTTGAGAAATGCCACTCGAATTAGATCCACGGTAAAGCTACTTTGCGACGAAAGTGCATTTGTAGGAGCATCTAATTCACTTCTTGTAGCGTGAGGTAGAACGTATATGGCTTTTGTCTGAACCTTTGCTTATGTTGCTGTACTAGAAGGGTCACTTAACTATAGGTGAAGATACTTCAAGATTAAGTCCACCTAAATAATCAAGTGGCATTATGACATATTGAGCCACTAGCGTTACATTTTGGGCCATGAATTCTTTACAAAGACATTTCT encodes:
- a CDS encoding variable surface protein Vir22/12-related (encoded by transcript PVX_097530A), translating into MVTTHYETFSQEKIISEYSYLSCLLFNFQDSILNNLPSYNSYKEFNETVQVNNDDTECKDLEDKTATELCAKFIRNIKKLPDSKNKTKEHNVKALDLIYWILDELRKYSKSNSRNTNVINKIVSEGNSIYNKKYSYALFYDYKFDLEESRKEKLLHDYFKNYEQIKSCENNMCETYYKYVSYIRDIYYEHQLFCLESKCDYFIHNPKYDPNDVLSKLEECIGKLRKAESNTISALSRSDQVNLQKSKPNINMIIKYVSCTKVKDNNDKDTIKYKCEDPAYRQHTEKGFLGQNVKKNMENVTFADAFKKLNSKNCTKFEHNGMFGFSCLNTGLPKGLKETAPSSTVTDLRRSTKIVDPSAGIREYLESDNMVPGVKFLASNRDVSEIWEDYENSEEKINSDNLRPISMTTLFPEFSKNIMEKYIDKDMPKCQYYKFVKGKLICVNPIGARYDMNNVLQKDYITTKRGSNVIIREEREFSKPSEENTTTTPFFNMQRTLIIAALLAGMFFVLFIYIKERCKKKKGE